AAGGGGACAAAGTTTACAGATATACACGTGAGAGGCTTAAATATCATAAGGAGAGAAATCATAAAGTTATAATTATTTCTGGGAGTCCAGACTTTCTTGTAAGCAAGATGGCTGAAAGATACGGAGTCAAAGATTACAGGGCTTCTATTTATGAAGTTAATGAAGATGGTATTTTCACTGGGAAAGTAACTCCAATGTGGGATGCCAAGAGCAAACAGAAGGCAATAGCAGATTTTTGTAAAATGTACGAAATAGATTTGACAAAATCGTATGCTTACGGAGATACAACAGGCGATCTGACAATGTTTAAAAACGTAGGGAACGCCATTGCCATAAATCCTGCTAAAAAATTATTGCAGAAAATAAAACGGGATAAGGAACTGAAAGAAAAAGTTATGATTGTTGTAGAAAGAAAAGATGTTATCTATAAATTAAAAGCGGATGTGGATATTATATAAATTGACATTAAACGAATATATTTTTCAATCAAAAAATATAAGATAAAAAAACTTTTTATAAATATGTAAAAATTAAATTAACTAAAGAGAGATGATAATTATGGATAAAAATTTAAAGATAGTTTATTTAGACAGAATTACGGCAGGGCCTATTGATTTGAAAGAAAAATTTTCTAAATACGGTAAATACATTGAGTATGAAGATACTGATTCTAGCGAAATTGACGAAAGAATAAAGGATGTGGATGTTGTAATAACGACCCGGATAAAATTGGGGAAAAAGCAATTTGAGAAGGCTGGAAAACTTAAATTGATACTTGTTACAGCGACAGGATTTAACCATATTGATGTGAAAAGCGCAAATGAGTTTGGAATAAAAGTAGCGAATGTTTCAGGGTATTCGACTAATTCTGTGGCACAGCTTGCGATTACTTTTTTATTGAATGAATTGATACCTGTTAATAGGTATTATGAGGAAGTTAAGGAAGGAAAATGGATAAATATTGCTGTTCCTGAATATCAGAAATATCCGATAGATGATGCGACTGGAAAGATTTTAGGAATTGTGGGATTTGGAAATATTGGGAAAAGAGTTGGAAAGATTGCTGAAACGCTTGGAATGAAAATTATGGTTGCTAAAAATACTGGGGAAAAATATGCCAAAAGTGATACTGCGATTGGAGAAGATGGAATTTTACGGTATGAATTGGACGAAGTGCTGGAAAAATGTGATGTTTTAACACTTCATGTCCCACTGACTGATTCTACACGGAATCTTATAAATCTTGAAAAAATGAAAAAGATGAAGAAAAGTGCGGTAATTTTGAATCTTGCAAGAGGGCCTGTAATAAATCAGGAAGATTTGTATTTTGCACTAAAAAATAAAATAATAAAATCAGCGGCTGTTGATGTTACGAGTGTTGAGCCAATTGAAAAAAATTCTAAATTATTTGAGCTGGATAATATTTTAATTACACCTCATATTGCTTGGAAATCTGAAAAAAGCATGATAAAGCTGATGGACGATGTTGAGAAAAATTTAAAATTGTTTCTTGAAGGAAAGCTGGAAGGCTTAAAATAGGGAAAATTTTTCAAAAATATTACAGAAAATTCTGTACAAGGCTAATATTTTAATAAATGCTTTTTACAAGAAGATTTTACTAGAAAGGTGAAAGAGGTGAAAGATAAATGTTAATAAATAATTTTAGCGGTATAAAACTTGAGTTTGATGGACTTTATTATGGAGGAAATTATGAAATTGAAATTTTTCCTGATGGAAGATTTTATTATTCATATATTGAAAATACTTCAGTTGAGCTAAAAAAAGGTTCTTTCCAGATCAATCAGAAGGAAATTATGATTTTTGAGGAAATGATGGATTATTTTGAACTTTTGAAAAATCAAAGCAATTATATGATAAATGAGTTTAATTTTGGAAATGGAGTGCTTGTTATTCAGAAAAATAACGGACGTGAGGAAAAAATTAGGCTTGGCAAGGAAATGATGTTTGAATATGCCAAAACATTAATTGATAAATATACAAAAAAATCAAAAAGGCTCTTTTTACTGGATACTTATTTGGAAGGAGCTAAATATATCAGAAATTTTGCAATTAAAATTAAAGATGAAGTTCAATTGGATTTATTCCGTGAATTTAACGGCATTTCGCTAAATGCAGTCGCCATGTATAATTCCAAAAAGGAAAAAGTTGGATATTTGCCGAAAAATCAAAGTGAAATTATTGCAAGAATGATTGATGCTGGGAAAAAGTTTATTGCAGTGCCGATTCCTTATGATGAGGAGATAGCTCTTAAAATTTACCTTGTAGATTAATTAATAAAAAATTAAAAATTAATATTGACAAATGTATATTTTTGAGGTAAAATAATATCAGATAATTAAAATTAAATTAATTTAAAAAATAGTACTATTATTTAATTGTCAAAAATAAAACAGGGGGAATAATTATGGGATTCAGATTGAGTGTAAAAGGGCAGGAAAATGAAATTTTACTTGATAAGGAAAGCATTCTGGATGTAAAATACATTTCTGAAACGCCCGACGACTCGAACGCAAGAGCAACAGACTTGGGAGTAATATTGGAAATTCGAGGGAAAATACTGGCAGCGGCAAGCGGAGATTCAGAAGACGACACAAGAAAAGTTGCCCAATGGTCTTTAGTACCGTCAGAAGCAAGCGACGCCTACAGACAAGCCAGCCTTGAAATAATTTCAGCAGGACAGATGGTAAGAAAAATCGACATGACGAACGTATTTGTAGTTGATTATATTGAAGAATACGGAAATCAGGCTGGAACTGGAACTTTTTCACTAAAAATAAAACAGAAGAAGGAAAAAGTGAAGGAAGTGGCAATCGAAGGCGGATACGCAACACAGGAAGCCTAGATTAGCAAATTAGAATTTTAAAAATTCTAATACATAACAGAAATATAAAAACATTTTTGAACTTTGGAAAATTTTGTAAGTAAAATTATATAAAAATAATCTCTTTTCCTAGAAAATACGCTAAGATAGAGATTATTTTTTATTTATATTCAGATTTTATTAAGAGCATACTTTCTAATTGCTTTTGCCACTCCATCGTTCACATTACTGTCAGTTCTGTATTTGGCCGCCTTTGCCGCAAGTTCTGAGGCATTTTTCATTGCAACGCTGTAGTTGGCATATTCAAACATTTCGATGTCATTATTTCCATCACCGATTGCCATCACTTCTTCCTGCTTTATCCCCAGCTTTTCTGCCAGTTTTTTCAATCCTGTCCCTTTATTATTGTCTTTTGGCAGTATTTCGTATACGTATGGCTGGCTCAGTACACCACTATACCTGTCTTTTATTGTATCTTCATATTTTTTTTGGAAATTTGCCATTTCTTCAGGATTTCCCAGAAACATTGCCTTTATCATTTTGTATTTTCCACTTTTTGCCTCTTCAAGGCTTATTTCAGTAATATCTGAAAAGACAAATTTTGCATCCATAATAAGCTCATCTGTGGGCTTTCTGCCAATATTAAAATAATGCGCCTCGTCAACCAGTGTAAAATTTATATTATAGTCTTGAGAAAATTTATACAGATAATCAATGTCATCAGGAGTAAGTTCTGCCCAGTCAATCAGCTCCCAGTCCTTTGTCTTATGAATTGAGCATCCGTTATTCAAAATAACATATCCTTCTAAATCAAGTTCATGAAGTCCAAGTTCCTCATAAAACGGCAGAATGCCGTACAAAGGTCTCCCAGTACAAAGCACTATTTTTATTCCGGCTTCTATTGCGTCGTGAATAGCTTCTTTTTGCGGCTTGTCGATATGTTTTTTCTCATTCAGCAAAGTTCCATCCATATCAATTGCAATAAGTTTTACCATTTTTCCATCCTTTCTTTTTTATTATGCCCAAATCCCTTTAATATTCTAATAATACTAAATGCTTTTTTGAAGATTAGGCAAAATAATACAGCTTTTATGCCCCTTTTTTAGAGCAGTTTCACTATACTAGTATACCTTAATTTGAAAAAATATTCAACCATTATGCAAAAAAGTGCCTGCCTGAATATTCAAGCCCTGTTTTTTAATAGACAAATATTGTAATAAATGGTATAATAAACGGAGTTTCAACAATTTTAAACAACAAAATTTTAGGAGTGAGAAAAATAATTATAGATAGAAGAAAAAGTGTAATGCTCGTCATGACTTGCATTATTTTTATGATGACCTATTCAAGTCTTCTTGGAACACCTAGTTTTAGCCATAAACTGAGCGTATTTGTGGATGAAAACAATCTAAGCCACGAAGATATAAGGGATCTGATTGTCAAAATTAACCAAATTGAAAGTGCAAATAACAGGCGATTTACGCAGGAACTGAAAAAGATTGAAAAACGTAAGGAAAGGGAAAGTCGTAAGGATAGTACATTTTTATCCTCTGAAAGAAAATGGGATAACGATTTTTATGACAATTCTATTGAGCTTTCCATAAATACTGGAAATAATAGTATTTTTTTAATGAAAAAAAATGAAAATAATCTCAGAACCAGGGAATAGAAATCAAATATTTTAAGTCCACATTTTTAATAAAAAATATACGAAAGGAAAAATTAGAAAAATGTTAAAAAAAATCGGAGAAAAAATATTTGGTACATCAGATGAGAGAGAAATCAAAAAAATGCAAAAATTGGTAGACAAAATTAACGAAATCGAACCACTTTTTGAAAAACTGACAGACGAGCAGTTAAGCCATAAAACAGTTGAATTTAAAGAAAGATTAGAAAAAGAAACGCTTGACGATATATTAGTAGAGGCATTTGCAACAGTCAGGGAAGCTTCTAAAAGACTTATGGGAATGCGTCACTATGATGTGCAGCTTATTGGTGGAATGATTCTTCATAAAGGCTGTATAGCAGAAATGAAGACAGGGGAAGGAAAAACTCTGATGGCAACACTTCCAATTTATCTGAACGCATTACCAGGTAAGGGAGTACATGTCGTAACGGTTAATGACTATCTTGCAAAACGGGATAGAGATATTATGGCAGGACTTTTTGAGTTTTTGGGACTGACTTCCGGAGTTGTTGTTGGGAATATTACACCAGAACAAAGAAAAGACGCTTACAACTGTGATATTACTTACGGAACAAATAATGAATTTGGATTTGATTATTTGAGAGATAATATGGTGGCAGAGCTTGATGAGAAAGTGCAGCGTGGACATAACTATGTTATTGTCGATGAGGTGGATTCCATCCTGATTGATGAGGCAAGAACGCCGCTTATTATTTCAGGAGCGGCTGAAGAAACAACGGAATGGTATAACACTTTTGCAGAAGTTGCAAAAAGACTTAAAAGAAGCTACAAAACTGAGGAAATTAAAGATAAGAAAAATACTGTAATTCCTGATGAAGATTGGGAAGATTATGAAGTTGATGAAAAATCACACACAGTTACAATTACTGATAAAGGAATTAAAAATGTTGAAAGAATGTTAAAAATTGATAATTTGTATTCGCCAGAATATGTAGAGCTTACTCACTTTTTAACACAGGCATTGAAAGCAAAAGAATTATTTAAACTGGACAGGGATTATATTATAAACGATGACAATGAAGTTATTATAGTAGATGAGTTCACTGGGCGTCTTATGGAAGGAAGACGTTATTCAGATGGACTGCATCAGGCAATCGAAGCAAAGGAAAAATTGGAAGTTGCCGGAGAAAACCAGACTCTTGCGACAATTACGTTACAAAACTATTTCAGAATGTATGAAAAATTGTCAGGAATGACGGGTACTGCGAAAACAGAAGAAGACGAATTTAAACAAATTTACAGCTTAAAAGTTATTGTCGTTCCTACAAATAAACCTGTTGCCAGAGTAGATTTGCCCGATGTCATTTATATGAATAAAAACGCAAAATATAAAGCAATTGCAAGAAAAATAGAAGAACTTTACCAGAAAGGGCAGCCAGTTCTTGTTGGTACAGCTTCAATTCAGCATTCAGAAGAAGTATCTGCATTATTGAAAAAAGCTAAAATACCACATGAAATATTAAATGCCAAGCATCATGAACGTGAAGCTGAAATAATTGCTCAAGCAGGGCGTTTCAAAACAGTAACAATTGCAACAAATATGGCAGGACGTGGAACGGATATTAAACTTGGGGGAGATGCAGAGTCGTTTGCTACAAAAGTTGCCGTAAAAGGAACTCCTGAATACGAAGATGTCTACAGAGCATACGTAAGGGAATGTGAAGAGGACAAGAAAAAAGTTATCGCCGCCGGTGGATTGTTCATTCTTGGAACGGAACGGCATGAAAGCAGACGTATCGATAATCAGTTAAGAGGGCGTGCCGGCCGTCAAGGAGATCCTGGAACATCAGAATTTTACTTGTCATTAGACGACGATCTTATGAGACTTTTTGGTGGA
This is a stretch of genomic DNA from Leptotrichia hofstadii. It encodes these proteins:
- the secA gene encoding preprotein translocase subunit SecA, coding for MLKKIGEKIFGTSDEREIKKMQKLVDKINEIEPLFEKLTDEQLSHKTVEFKERLEKETLDDILVEAFATVREASKRLMGMRHYDVQLIGGMILHKGCIAEMKTGEGKTLMATLPIYLNALPGKGVHVVTVNDYLAKRDRDIMAGLFEFLGLTSGVVVGNITPEQRKDAYNCDITYGTNNEFGFDYLRDNMVAELDEKVQRGHNYVIVDEVDSILIDEARTPLIISGAAEETTEWYNTFAEVAKRLKRSYKTEEIKDKKNTVIPDEDWEDYEVDEKSHTVTITDKGIKNVERMLKIDNLYSPEYVELTHFLTQALKAKELFKLDRDYIINDDNEVIIVDEFTGRLMEGRRYSDGLHQAIEAKEKLEVAGENQTLATITLQNYFRMYEKLSGMTGTAKTEEDEFKQIYSLKVIVVPTNKPVARVDLPDVIYMNKNAKYKAIARKIEELYQKGQPVLVGTASIQHSEEVSALLKKAKIPHEILNAKHHEREAEIIAQAGRFKTVTIATNMAGRGTDIKLGGDAESFATKVAVKGTPEYEDVYRAYVRECEEDKKKVIAAGGLFILGTERHESRRIDNQLRGRAGRQGDPGTSEFYLSLDDDLMRLFGGDRLKTMMKMLKIDEDEEIRHKQISKSVENAQKRIESRNFSSRKSLIEYDDVNNTQREVVYEQRDAILKNENLKELITNMISDTVDDIVNSAYVGEGNGEKDFNLLSDKLMETFEYEISEDLQNSNSEEISNKVYEDLVRIYDEKEEAIGEEIFRRIERYIMLEVLDSKWRQHLKDLTELREGIRLRSYGQRNPIHDYKIVAYEIYNEMIDAIKRETSSFILKLRVRSEEDTNNLTHEEVSNVRYEHEENQMIGDDVSDRTPNESHRPLSRRERRERERRNV
- a CDS encoding HAD family hydrolase, giving the protein MKKNVAAFFDIDGTIYRDSLLIEHFKMLVQYEYIDMMTWEGKVKEKFSKWENRTGDYDDYLDELVQTYMEALKNFSKEDMDFIAKRVMKLKGDKVYRYTRERLKYHKERNHKVIIISGSPDFLVSKMAERYGVKDYRASIYEVNEDGIFTGKVTPMWDAKSKQKAIADFCKMYEIDLTKSYAYGDTTGDLTMFKNVGNAIAINPAKKLLQKIKRDKELKEKVMIVVERKDVIYKLKADVDII
- a CDS encoding NAD(P)-dependent oxidoreductase, encoding MDKNLKIVYLDRITAGPIDLKEKFSKYGKYIEYEDTDSSEIDERIKDVDVVITTRIKLGKKQFEKAGKLKLILVTATGFNHIDVKSANEFGIKVANVSGYSTNSVAQLAITFLLNELIPVNRYYEEVKEGKWINIAVPEYQKYPIDDATGKILGIVGFGNIGKRVGKIAETLGMKIMVAKNTGEKYAKSDTAIGEDGILRYELDEVLEKCDVLTLHVPLTDSTRNLINLEKMKKMKKSAVILNLARGPVINQEDLYFALKNKIIKSAAVDVTSVEPIEKNSKLFELDNILITPHIAWKSEKSMIKLMDDVEKNLKLFLEGKLEGLK
- a CDS encoding Cof-type HAD-IIB family hydrolase, translated to MVKLIAIDMDGTLLNEKKHIDKPQKEAIHDAIEAGIKIVLCTGRPLYGILPFYEELGLHELDLEGYVILNNGCSIHKTKDWELIDWAELTPDDIDYLYKFSQDYNINFTLVDEAHYFNIGRKPTDELIMDAKFVFSDITEISLEEAKSGKYKMIKAMFLGNPEEMANFQKKYEDTIKDRYSGVLSQPYVYEILPKDNNKGTGLKKLAEKLGIKQEEVMAIGDGNNDIEMFEYANYSVAMKNASELAAKAAKYRTDSNVNDGVAKAIRKYALNKI
- a CDS encoding HIRAN domain-containing protein, which codes for MLINNFSGIKLEFDGLYYGGNYEIEIFPDGRFYYSYIENTSVELKKGSFQINQKEIMIFEEMMDYFELLKNQSNYMINEFNFGNGVLVIQKNNGREEKIRLGKEMMFEYAKTLIDKYTKKSKRLFLLDTYLEGAKYIRNFAIKIKDEVQLDLFREFNGISLNAVAMYNSKKEKVGYLPKNQSEIIARMIDAGKKFIAVPIPYDEEIALKIYLVD